One region of Glycine max cultivar Williams 82 chromosome 9, Glycine_max_v4.0, whole genome shotgun sequence genomic DNA includes:
- the LOC100802331 gene encoding pentatricopeptide repeat-containing protein At1g01970 has product MMTTHCNNLLCNFYYPNYSITNDVTKFCLVLTRGNSLCQNPVYSGFRKHHFDSVLVGVGMEQIVKEEVKEGNERRYRWIEVGKNVTKEQQQAISKLPFRMADRSKALMRQIICFSAEKGTISDLLRSWVKLMKPTRADWLSVLKELRTTEHPFYLEVAKHTLLEESFEVNIRDYTKIIHYYGEHNLLEDAEKFLTLMKQRGFIYDQVILTTMVHMSSKAGNHDRAKEYFEEIKLLGEPLDKRSYGSMIMAYIRAGMPEEGENLLQQMEAQEILAGSEIYKALLRAYSMIGNAEGAQRVFDAIQLAGITPDDKICSLLVNAYAMAGQSQKALIAFENMRRAGIKPSDKCIASVLVAYEKESKINTALEFLIDLERDGIMVGEEASAVLAKWFRKLGVVEEVELVLRDFAIIEVAAL; this is encoded by the exons ATGATGACCACCCATTGCAATAACCTACTGTGCAACTTTTATTATCCAAACTACTCAATAACCAACGATGTTACCAAATTTTGTCTAGTTCTGACCCGAGGAAACTCATTATGCCAAAACCCCGTTTATTCTGGTTTCCGCAAACACCATTTTGATTCAGTATTAGTCGGTGTTGGTATGGAGCAAATTGTTAAAGAAGAAGTGAAAGAAGGAAATGAGAGAAGGTATAGGTGGATTGAGGTTGGCAAAAATGTCACAAAAGAACAACAACAGGCCATATCTAAACTTCCTTTCAGGATGGCCGATCGATCCAAAGCCTTGATGAGAcagattatttgtttttctgcGGAAAAGGGCACCATATCTGATCTTTTGAGATCATGGGTGAAGTTGATGAAGCCTACCAGAGCAGACTGGCTTTCAGTTCTGAAAGAGTTGAGAACAACGGAACATCCTTTTTACCTTGAG GTGGCAAAGCATACTCTTCTAGAAGAATCCTTTGAAGTCAATATTCGTGACTAcacaaaaataatacattattaTGGCGAGCACAATCTACTGGAAGATGCTGAAAAATTTCTCACACTCATGAAGCAAAGGGGCTTCATCTATGATCAAGTAATTCTGACTACCATGGTTCACATGTCCAGCAAGGCTGGTAATCATGACCGGGCCAAGGAGTACTTTGAAGAGATCAAATTGCTCGGCGAACCTCTGGATAAAAGATCGTATGGCTCGATGATCATGGCCTACATCAGAGCTGGAATGCCTGAAGAAGGAGAGAATTTACTTCAACAAATGGAGGCGCAAGAAATACTCGCAGGCAGTGAGATTTACAAGGCACTGCTTAGAGCCTACTCTATGATTGGTAATGCTGAAGGAGCACAAAGGGTGTTTGATGCTATTCAACTTGCCGGTATCACCCCAGATGATAAGATTTGTAGTTTGCTTGTTAATGCTTATGCTATGGCTGGGCAAAGTCAGAAGGCTCTCATTGCATTTGAGAATATGAGAAGAGCAGGTATCAAACCTAGTGATAAATGCATAGCTTCAGTATTGGTTGCATATGAGAAGGAAAGTAAGATAAATACAGCATTAGAATTTCTAATAGATTTGGAGAGAGATGGCATTATGGTTGGGGAAGAAGCTTCTGCGGTACTAGCCAAGTGGTTCCGAAAACTAGGGGTGGTGGAAGAGGTAGAGCTTGTTTTAAGAGACTTTGCTATTATAGAAGTTGcagcattataa
- the LOC100790517 gene encoding LOB domain-containing protein 18, translated as MMSSGSGSGSSSGSPCGACKFLRRKCIPGCIFAPYFDSEQGTSHFAAVHKVFGASNVSKLLLSIPVHRRLDTVITICYEAQSRIRDPVYGCVSHIFALQQQVVSLQAELSYLHGHLAQMELPQPPPPLPLPQTMAAPPPGFSIADLPSATVAAAAATTYDLSSLFDPLGQTSWAMQQRAIDPRQYNMAAAPSTATTGADIQAVASDIPHRHGSPPSPPASSSNASPSLSLSK; from the exons atgATGAGCAGCGGTAGTGGTAGTGGCAGCAGTAGTGGTAGCCCTTGTGGTGCTTGCAAGTTCTTGAGGAGGAAGTGTATTCCGGGTTGTATATTTGCTCCGTACTTTGATTCAGAGCAAGGTACAAGCCATTTTGCGGCGGTGCACAAGGTTTTTGGGGCCAGCAATGTGTCCAAGCTTCTCCTTAGCATTCCAGTGCATAGGAGGCTTGATACGGTCATCACCATTTGTTATGAAGCACAATCAAGGATCAGAGATCCTGTTTATGGCTGTGTTTCCCACATCTTTGCCCTTCAGCAACAG GTGGTGAGCTTACAAGCAGAACTCTCTTACCTACATGGCCACCTTGCTCAAATGGAGTTACCtcaaccaccaccacctcttCCACTGCCACAAACGATGGCGGCACCACCGCCCGGTTTCTCGATTGCAGACCTACCGTCCGCCACCGTGGCGGCAGCGGCGGCCACCACCTATGATTTGTCTTCACTTTTTGATCCACTGGGCCAAACTTCATGGGCCATGCAACAGAGAGCCATAGACCCACGTCAATACAACATGGCTGCTGCTCCATCAACCGCCACTACTGGTGCTGACATTCAAGCAGTGGCAAGTGACATTCCTCATAGGCACGGGTCTCCTCCATCTCCTCCTGCGTCAAGCTCCAATGCTTCACCATCTCTATCGCTTTCTAAATGA